The genomic stretch ATCTCTGTGCCCTCTGGCCTCAAACTCTCACTGGGCTAtcatggaggaagggaaggaacatACCACTAAAGAACACTGACATGGGAGGCAAGGAAAACcatttacacacatgtatatggtCCAGGATGTGTCTAGGTGATTGACAGCAAGGTGGGCTAGGCTCAGAGTGGTTTTGAAAGGCCTGCAGCGAGGTCTCTAGTGAAACAAGAGATGCCTCAGAAAGCCATCAGTGGCAAGAGAAGAGAGTTGCTTTACTATGCAGTCCTCCTGCCTTAAGACCCTTCCCCACTGGCTGTTTTCCATTCTTGCTCCCGCTCCCATAGGGGTCCCCGATACCACCTGCTGGCCCAGACCACCCTGACTCTTGCAGAGGTACAGGACGGCTTCCGTACCCATGACCTCACCCTCACTAGTAACGGTGAGCAGGGGCAGGGTGGATAGGGGTGAAGTCTAGTTCTGGATGGAGAGAAGAGGGGCCCAGTTAAAgggtccccctccccttccccaacactACTCTGTTCTCTGTTCTCTCCAGAGGAGAGCCCAGCGTGGCTGCCCCTATACGGCAGCGTGTGTTGTCGCCTGGCGGCCCAGCCCCTCTGCATGACTCAGCCCGTCATGAGTGGTACCCTCAGGGTGcaggtgagggtggggagggatcgaaggagtgggggggggtggggaaggagggagaagggagggtgtGTAGAGGGACTGAGAGAGAAGCAGTAGGAAATGTACAGAATTGTTTTAAGGAATAACGGCTGGGGAAAAAAGATGACGATGTCAGAACAGGGCCTGTGTGATCAGATGTAGCTAAGTGGGGGAATCATCACCTTAAATTCAGGCCTAAGGTATGATGGGAAAGCAGACAGAGGCACCAGGGTGAGGGGAGGTTtttagagttggggaggggggatgggaaggatagggaggaggatggtggtacgAAGTGACTTCCAGCCTTGGCTTGTATCCCCCGACCTGCAGAGCTGGGGCCAGGTACACGGCATCCTGAAAGGAACAAACCTTTTCTGTTATCGACATCCTGGGGAAGCCAGCATTCAGAAAGATCCATTGTTCACCATTGCAATCAACAAGGTGATGATACCAGCTTGAGCACTCCAGTGTGGGACCAGGGAGGATTCTCTGCAGAGCATGGGAGGACCCCCCTTTCAGACCTCAGAACTGGGCCTTGGACAGAAAGGGGGTTCCCTCACATAGGCCTTAAAGATGAAAACTGCCCAGCACTGGCCTCCAGGCCACAGTGAGGCTGACCTGCCTCCGCTCAAAACAGCCAAGTGGCTCCTGGAAACGGAGCCACTTGCAGTTGTCTGCCAGGCTCCTCTGGCCTCAGATGCCACCTGAGACTTTTCCTTTGTGATTTGGGTCCTCGCTTCCCAACCTCCCGAGGCCTCAGCTTCTTCTTTAGAAAGGCTgtgcccttcctcctctccttagaggtctccatcctcctcctcctttgtctCTGACCCTGGCTGTCTTTTAACACTCAACCTTCCTCTGTCCCATGGCATAAGTTTTACCCTTCTTTccactcttcctcccttcttccagaACAGAGGTTTCCAAGGTGTTTTAAGTCATGGGTCCTTTTGGCTGTCTGGGGAAATCTAtccaccccttctcagaatatcattctaatgcaaaaaataaaacatgggaTAACAAAGTaacccaattatattgaaatgaaatcacacatacatatatatgtatgtatgtgtgtgtacgtatttttaaaaaacaaggtcAGGGACCCTAGGTTTTTAGAAACACCTTAGAAGGCATTCTTTTAAATTCATTGGTTTTGTCTCCCAAATTGCCCTGTTTTTCTGTTTGACTTTATCCAGCTCTGCCTTTGACCTCACTTCCTGACTCTGTGaaatccaggcctcagtttccttatctgtaaaatgaagggatggaagGATTTGATATTTGCTAAGGTCCAGCTGTAGCTAGATCTCTGTCCTGGATTCTTttgtcccttcctttccctgtcaGTCATGTGAGTTTCTTGTCAAATGTCTTCGCTTAGCCTCTGATCCGGTCTCGCTTTAGGTTCAAAGACCTCTGGTTAAACAGGGATATGCTAGTAACTGATTATGTTACCACTTGGCAGGGAGCTTCATGGGGGGTtctctgaaaaagagaaaattggggGGAGACCAGAGAGGAGGAAGCTGAATCTGGCACTTGGGCTGGACCTGAACGTCTTCCCTTTTGGCAGGAGACTCGGGTCCGGGCTGGGGAGCGGGACCAGAGCCTGGGGGGACCCCTCACCCTCAGCATCAGTAACCGGTATGGGGGAGATGAAGTGACCCACACACTGCAGATGGAAAGCCGGGGGGCCCTTCAGCGCTGGATGGAGGCTTTGTGGCAGCTCTTCTTTGACATGagtgagtggggtggggtgggggacagggCCTGTGCTGCTCCTGGGGGCTCCATCAGTCAGGCTCAGGGTCTGCAGCGATCCTGGGGGCTCTTATGAGTTGGAGATGGGTTGGGGAGGGCCTGCTGAGCTCTGAGAAGGCTCTAAGTAGTGGGAGAGGTTGTAGGGTTGCAGTAGTCCCCTCCTAAGACTAGAAGACAGCCCAGCAGGGTCTTGTTGGACTGACATCCCTTCTGATGATTGGGAAGCCAGGGTGAAGTCTAGGTGCCCAGCTGACCCACCTTGGCCTGCACCCTATTTCTCCCCACCTGCAGGCCAATGGAAGCAATGCTGCGATGAGCTCATGAAGATAGAAGTACCTCCTCCACGCAAGGCACCCCCTGCACTGGCCAAGCAAGGCTCGCTCTACCACGAGATGGGTAAGGGAGACTCTATGTATGGGAACAGGAGGGAGGCGGGTGTTCAAGGAGGCCCAGAGAATGGAGGCAGGGAGATGGAAAAGGATCCCCAGGCTTGGGCACGTCATCTTTGAGCAGAAACCATACCCAGGTCACTTCTCCTTCCCATCTGGCCTACTCTCTTCTCAGACTCATTCACCTCCAGCTCTGTCCTGTTCTCAGACGCACTTACCTCCCCCTACCTTTGACTTGTTCTCAGAAGACCCACTACCTCTCCCCCCTGTCACCTgaccctcccctgtcccctctgCCCTTCTTCTCagaccccctcccctctccttccccccccaccaggtctccccttctcctcctccctaggCCTGTTTTCAGATCTCTCCCCATACTCTtagatttccccccaaaatggttTCTTTCAACAGAGTTCTCCAGGCCTTTCCCTTCCTAATGTCTTCTTTTCTGTCTCCCCTTCCTCATGCTGGTCTTGTCTCCGGGGActacttcccttccttttcttggttTCTCTGTGCCCTGccatcttctcccctcccctccctgccctccgTCAGCCTTGGTCCCAGGGGGCCCAGGCGAGGGGCTATTGCTCCAGGATAACGCTGTGTCAGCCGAGATCCGGGCTCTGCTCTCCTCCTATTACAGCGACAGGTGACAGCTGGCCTGGTGGCTGGGAGGGGGTTTGGGTGATAGGGGTGGAGCAGAGTAAGTCTGAGGCAGAAGCTCTGATGCATACCCCACCCTCAAATCCCCTCCTGGTACTGCAGCTATTGAACCTCTGGATGACATCGCAGCAGTGACAGACATCCTGGCGAAGCGGGAGGGGCCCCCCCTGGACGTTCCCCCACCCTGGCTGGCATTATTTACAGAGAAGCTACCCTCCTCAAAGCTCCCCATCCATGTACCCCGAAGCCCCTCTCCAGCCCGTGCCTGCCCAGGCCCCCGAGCCACTCCCTGGGGCCGACCCCGTACCCTCTCCCTGGACGCTGCTCCCCGAGGTCGCCC from Dromiciops gliroides isolate mDroGli1 chromosome 6, mDroGli1.pri, whole genome shotgun sequence encodes the following:
- the RTKN gene encoding rhotekin isoform X4, whose translation is MREGACKLLAACSQREQALEATKSLLVCSSRILSYMGELQRRKEAQVLERTARRPSDTGAPGERSPCRGTICISDIRIPLMWKDTEYFKNKGDLHRWAVFLLLQLGGNIQDTEMVLVDRTLTDISFQSSVLFTEAGPDFELRLELYGACVEEEGALAGAPRRLASKLSNSLGRSSGRRVRASLESAGGSGNSGAASPILLPTPAVGGPRYHLLAQTTLTLAEVQDGFRTHDLTLTSNEESPAWLPLYGSVCCRLAAQPLCMTQPVMSGTLRVQSWGQVHGILKGTNLFCYRHPGEASIQKDPLFTIAINKETRVRAGERDQSLGGPLTLSISNRYGGDEVTHTLQMESRGALQRWMEALWQLFFDMSQWKQCCDELMKIEVPPPRKAPPALAKQGSLYHEMAIEPLDDIAAVTDILAKREGPPLDVPPPWLALFTEKLPSSKLPIHVPRSPSPARACPGPRATPWGRPRTLSLDAAPRGRPPLPPRSSSSSSSGSGSPAPRQRSPPARGFRAKARPWLQSPV
- the RTKN gene encoding rhotekin isoform X3, whose amino-acid sequence is MDGAGEGRDTELQRKLDHEIRMREGACKLLAACSQREQALEATKSLLVCSSRILSYMGELQRRKEAQVLERTARRPSDTGAPGERSPCRGTICISDIRIPLMWKDTEYFKNKGDLHRWAVFLLLQLGGNIQDTEMVLVDRTLTDISFQSSVLFTEAGPDFELRLELYGACVEEEGALAGAPRRLASKLSNSLGRSSGRRVRASLESAGGSGNSGAASPILLPTPAVGGPRYHLLAQTTLTLAEVQDGFRTHDLTLTSNEESPAWLPLYGSVCCRLAAQPLCMTQPVMSGTLRVQSWGQVHGILKGTNLFCYRHPGEASIQKDPLFTIAINKETRVRAGERDQSLGGPLTLSISNRYGGDEVTHTLQMESRGALQRWMEALWQLFFDMSQWKQCCDELMKIEVPPPRKAPPALAKQGSLYHEMAIEPLDDIAAVTDILAKREGPPLDVPPPWLALFTEKLPSSKLPIHVPRSPSPARACPGPRATPWGRPRTLSLDAAPRGRPPLPPRSSSSSSSGSGSPAPRQRSPPARGFRAKARPWLQSPV